GCATTCATGATGGTACACCTCAGTTTCTGTAAGTTTCTTTTGCCTTTTATTCGATTGAAAAATTAAACTGAAATTAAAGTGAAATTAATTTGCATATTTTTTCTTTTATTTTAATTTTATCATCCTTGAGAACTTTTTTCAATCAGCAAGTTTGCTTTGGCCCCCTTCGCAAAGCGCCTTAATAAATGATATACTATAATTAAATATACCTATACGCTTTCCGATTCTGTTATTCCCCCTGAAGGAGGCTTTCTCTAATGAAGAATGAAGCTGTTATATCGCCGAAAAAGAGATATTACTATCATATTGACCACATCGATGATGCCGTGAACCAAAAGAAAATCCATGGAGCGTTTCTGGTCACCCATGTCTCCACCTTAGAGCTTGTGATCGCTTCTACGGAAGATCTTCTGCAAGTAGGAGATATTTACACCTTCCTGTTTCGCTTTGAGCAGGTTCCCTACAATATGATGGGGAAAGTCACTTCTAAAACCCAGCGGGGCGAGCGGATGGAATATATTATGGAACTGATCAACCCCAGCAATGATTACCGGAAAACTATAAAAAATTATTCTTCACAGCAGGAATAATTTATAAAAAGTGTACCAGGGGGTCGGACCCGGTGGTACAAAAAATGAAAAATGTACCACAGGGTCCGACCCCCTGGTACACAAAAGCCGCTAAAGAGTTTTCTTTAGCGGCTTACTTTATTTCCAGTCGTTCATCCACATGGTAATCTTCAAAGGTTCCTGCGGCTGCTTCCAACACCATTTTAGCTCCCTTTACCGGGAAGATAACTTTCCCCGGTTGCAAGGATAGTTCCCGTTTAATAATTACTTTTTCCGCATTCAGAAACAAGACATCGATGGGAAAGTGCATAAAGAAAGTATGTACGCTGTTGCAGGGTTGAATCAACAGGGACTCATGCTTCGGTTCCCGTTGAAACATATAACCCAGAAATCTTCTTTTGAAGGTATCGGCCACATGGACCTCCAGGGTTTTGTTAATGGTAATGTTGATCGTTTTTTCCATCTTACAGACCTCCTGCAAACATTTCCATCATTTGAATCACCACAGGCCCCAGGATGATAATGAAAATTGCGGGAAAGATAAAAAACACCAAGGGAAACAGCATCTTTACCGGGGCCTTCATGGCCTTTTCCCGAACCACCTGTTTACGGTGCTCCCTAAGATTGTCGGACTCGATGCGAAGCACTTTTCCAAGACTTACCCCAAGCTCATCGGCTTGAATAATGGAGGTGATGAACATGGAAAGCTCCTCTACTTCGCAGCGGTTGCTCATGTTTCTTAGAGCCACTTTCCGTTCAATACCCATTCGAATTTCCTTTAAACTTTTCCCGAACTCATCGCAAAGATCCCCCTGAATATTGGATACCACCCGGGCCATGGCGCCGTCAAAGGAAAGACCCGCTTCCACACTGACGGTAATCAGATCTAAGGTATAGGGAAGGTCCCGCAGAATTCGCTCTCGACGGGCGGTCACTTTTCTTGAGAGGAAGAAGTTGAAAAAGACGTTTACAAAAAGAAGCATGAATAAAAACATCAGAAAGGCAGCGATCACATTTTCCGATTCTGTGTAGACCAGGGCTCCTAGAGAGGAGGCCACAATCAGCATCAGCATGCCCTTAATATATAACCACTTTTCCTTGGTTCCGTTTTTCAAAAGCCCGGCGGATTCCAGTTTCCGCTGAAAATTTTCTATGTTTTTAGAGGGGGTGGTCCGTACCATCATCCGGGTAATCCCTTGATAAACGGGCTTAAGCATTCTTTCCATAAAGGACTTGTTTTCCCGATCTTCTTTTCCTTGAACGCCGTCATCCTGGATCTCATGGATCCTTTTTTCGATGTTTAACCGCTTCTTCCCAATGATCAATAGTAATCCGTAAATCATTAAGAATGTGGATAAGAATAAAATAATGACGATCATATATAGCATCCCGAACCCCTCCTATAGATCAATATTGATGATTTTTCGAATAAACATAATCCCCATCAGCTGACTGATTACCGCGCCGCCTACCATTACCAGTCCTAAGGTCTCGGTGAAAAGCGTACTCATATACTCGGGATTTAAGGCGTAAATCGCAATCCCCAGCAAAATCGGAAGCAGGGTTACGATCACCCCTGAGAGTTTTCCCTGAGCGGTTAAGGTCTTCACTTCGTTTCGAATGGCCTGTCTTGAGCGTATGGTCTCGGATATGTTATCCAGGATTTCCGCTAAATTTCCCCCGATATCCTTTTGGATTAAAATCGCATTCATCATAAGGCGAAGGTCTTCGGATTCCATTCTTTCCATTAAGTTTTTCAGGGCTTCCTCCTCGGAGATCCCCAGGCTCATTTCCTTTAAGAGCTTATTAAACTCTTTGGCGAAAGGACCCTTGGTTTCTTTGGTTACCACGGCAATAGACTGTAAAAAGGAGTACCCCGCCTTTAAGGAGTTTACCAGAATATTGATGCCGTCGGTTAGGTAATGATCAAACTCTTTGATCCGAGCCTTTTTCTTACGGTGAATAATAAGCTTCGGAGTATTCCAGATCAAAATCATGATCAAAAGGGTTGCCCCGGGACTTCGCAGGATGACATGAATGAAAAATCCCAAAATTGCGGAGGAGAGGAGCTTGATGATGAAAAGCTCTTCTAAGGTCATGGGAATATCCGCTTTCACCAGTTCCCACTCCGTTGCCTTGGCTTTTTTCCGGTTCCATTGAAAGCTTGGCACCAAACCGGACAGTAGTTTAATCATCCCGGTTTTTTCCTGGCGACTTTTTTCCTTATTCTTTTTTTCCTTCGGCCGGTATTCTAAATTCTTCAATCGATCGATGGGCCGCTCCCGATTAAAAATCATGAAAAGCAGGGCAATGCCAAAGATCCAGGTGGAAAGAAATGTAGTTAGGGTTATCAGGTATAGCATTATTATCACCTTCGGTTTTTATTTTTCTTAAGATAATAAGTCCGTGGGAATATTGATCCCCTGCTCTTTCAATCGTTTAACAAATTTCGGCATGATCCCCGTGGAGACAAACTCTCCCTTCACTTTTCCCTTATTATCCAAACCCTGCTGCTGAAAAACATAGATGTCCTGAAGAATAATCACATCCCCTTCCATTCCCTGGACTTCGGTAATGTGGGTAATCTTTCGGCTGCCGTCCATCAGTCTGGACTGTTGCACGATCAAATCGATGGCCGAGGCCGCTTGATCCCGAATGGCCCGAATGGGAAGATTCATTCCCGACATCAGCACCATGGTCTCAATTCTTGAGAGCATATCCCTTGGGGAGTTGGCATGGCCCGTGGTTAGAGACCCGTCATGACCGGTGTTCATGGCCTGGAGCATGTCCAGAGCCTCCCCGGAACGAACCTCTCCAACGATGATCCGGTCCGGCCGCATACGCAGGGAGTTCTTGACCAAATCCCGAATGGCAATCTCTCCTTTTCCTTCCAGATTCGACGGCCGACTTTCCAGGCGTACCACATGATCCTGGGGGAGCTGAAGCTCCGCCGCATCCTCGATGGTCACAATCCGCTCATCATGGGGAATGAAGTTGGACAGTACGTTTAAGGTGGTGGTTTTTCCGCTCCCGGTACCGCCGGATACTACCACGTTCAGCCGTCCTTCGATACAAATGCGAAGCAGTTCCGCCATTTTCGTATTCAAGGTGGTAAAATTGATCAGGTCATCCACTTTAAAGGGGTCCTCGGCAAACTTCCGTATGGTAATGGAAGGGCCGTCAATGGCCAGGGGAGGAATGATGGCATTTACCCGAGACCCGTTAGGAAGTCTCGCGTCCACCATGGGAGAGCTTTCATCGATCCGTCTTCCGATGGGGGCCACGATTTTTTTGATCACATGGAGGACGTGGTTATCATTTTTAAATTTTGCATCGCTTAGGGTAAGCTTTCCGCTACGCTCCACGTAAACCTTATCGGCGCTGTTTACCATGATTTCCGTAACCTGCTCATCGGCAAGGAGTCCCGTGATCGGTCCGAAACCGATAATCTCATCCAACAGTTCCTCTTTGATCTTTCGCTTTTGATGGGTGGTCATATTTAGAGATTCTTCTTCAATATGTTTATATAAAATGCCGTTAATTTCTTCCTTTAGCTCTTCATTGGAGTCCGCAATATCATTAAAGTCAATGTCCAAATCTTCAATGACCCGGTTTTGAATCTTCATCTTCAGTTCTACGTAGGGGTCTATTTGGGGCTCCTGATTTTTCGGCAGTTTCTTTTCCGCCGGTTTTTCTTCCAATCGTTTAATCAAGGACATTTTTTCACCTCTATTCTAAAATGCCGTTGCACATGGCTTCGATGGCTTTTTCGATTTTCGTTTTTCCCAGTCTTCCTTTGCCCGCAAAGGGTTCTCCCCGGTTTACGGAAAGACTGACGATTTTTTCCTCGTCGGGAATCATGGCGTAAATCCCGTCTTTAAACACCGCCTCCACATCCCCTTTACTGACGCCGAATTTGGTGTTGTATCGATTGATGACCAGTTTTACTTTGTTTTGATCGTAACCCAGGGACTCCATAACATTCAGCCCCAGCTTCGTATTTTTCAACGAGGCGATCTCCATGGTGGACACAAAGAAAATTCGCTCTGCATGGTCCAGAATATATAGGGTATTGTCATCAAAATTAATCCCCGTATCCACAATGATGATGTCATACTTCGGTTTGAGAGTCTTTAGGATTCTTTCAATGCTGGCTTTACTGATATACTCCGCCGCTTCCGGCTTCCCCGGGGCAAAGAGCATATCCAGGTTTTCATTATATTCATAGAGATAGGGCTCGATTTCCTGATGGGTGTTCAGCTGTCCCTCATCCACCAGATCCAAAATTGTTTGCTCGTTGTACTTATTGACTAAAATGGAAATATCGCTGAACTGCAGGTCCAAATCCAGCAGCAGGACTTTTTGATTTTTCTCCTGACTGAGGGTAATGGCACTGTTTAAGGATAAAATAGACTTTCCCACCCCTCCTTTGGAACTGAAGTAGGTCAGGAGCTTTCCTTCCCTTTCCTTTTCTTCCTTAGGCACAATGTTTTTTTGCATTTCCCGGTGCCTCTGATGGGTGGTTTTGATGGTCTCCACCAGTCCCTCATAGTTAAAAGGCTTGATGATAAATTCCTTGGCCCCGTGAAACATGGCTTTTTTCAAGTACTCCGCCTCGCCTTGCACCGACATCATGATTACCGCAACCCCGGGGTACTCCTTGGTAATTTGTTCCGTGGCCTCCAGGCCATTTAGTACCGGCATATTAATGTCCATCAGGACAATATCCGGCTTTACCGTTGGAATCAGGTCCAGGGCTTCCTGACCGTTCCCTGCGGATCCCACCACTTCAAAAGTGTCGGCTTCCAAACTTAAGGTTTTTTTCACCACATTGACGATATCTTCCACATCATCGGCTATTAAAATTTTTATCTTTTCCATATGATCGCCCCTTGCTAGTCTGCTGCCGGTATTTTTAACACCCGTCCGGTAACTATCAAACTTCGGTTTTCAATATCATTAGCTTCTTCAATCAGTTGGTATTTTCTGTGATCTCCGTAAACTTCCCGGGCAATACTAAACAGAGTATCCCCCCGCTTTACCCGGTAATAGCTGTATTCCTCTTCCGGAGAATCTTCCTCTTGACCCGAGTCCCCGGTGTTATCTTCATCCCCGGAATTTTCTTGGTCTTCCTCTTCCTCTTCGCCTTTCTCTTCTTCCGAGTCCGCTTCTTCCGGGCCT
The sequence above is drawn from the Isachenkonia alkalipeptolytica genome and encodes:
- a CDS encoding DUF192 domain-containing protein, translated to MEKTINITINKTLEVHVADTFKRRFLGYMFQREPKHESLLIQPCNSVHTFFMHFPIDVLFLNAEKVIIKRELSLQPGKVIFPVKGAKMVLEAAAGTFEDYHVDERLEIK
- a CDS encoding type II secretion system F family protein, translated to MLYMIVIILFLSTFLMIYGLLLIIGKKRLNIEKRIHEIQDDGVQGKEDRENKSFMERMLKPVYQGITRMMVRTTPSKNIENFQRKLESAGLLKNGTKEKWLYIKGMLMLIVASSLGALVYTESENVIAAFLMFLFMLLFVNVFFNFFLSRKVTARRERILRDLPYTLDLITVSVEAGLSFDGAMARVVSNIQGDLCDEFGKSLKEIRMGIERKVALRNMSNRCEVEELSMFITSIIQADELGVSLGKVLRIESDNLREHRKQVVREKAMKAPVKMLFPLVFFIFPAIFIIILGPVVIQMMEMFAGGL
- a CDS encoding type II secretion system F family protein; the encoded protein is MLYLITLTTFLSTWIFGIALLFMIFNRERPIDRLKNLEYRPKEKKNKEKSRQEKTGMIKLLSGLVPSFQWNRKKAKATEWELVKADIPMTLEELFIIKLLSSAILGFFIHVILRSPGATLLIMILIWNTPKLIIHRKKKARIKEFDHYLTDGINILVNSLKAGYSFLQSIAVVTKETKGPFAKEFNKLLKEMSLGISEEEALKNLMERMESEDLRLMMNAILIQKDIGGNLAEILDNISETIRSRQAIRNEVKTLTAQGKLSGVIVTLLPILLGIAIYALNPEYMSTLFTETLGLVMVGGAVISQLMGIMFIRKIINIDL
- a CDS encoding CpaF family protein, with product MSLIKRLEEKPAEKKLPKNQEPQIDPYVELKMKIQNRVIEDLDIDFNDIADSNEELKEEINGILYKHIEEESLNMTTHQKRKIKEELLDEIIGFGPITGLLADEQVTEIMVNSADKVYVERSGKLTLSDAKFKNDNHVLHVIKKIVAPIGRRIDESSPMVDARLPNGSRVNAIIPPLAIDGPSITIRKFAEDPFKVDDLINFTTLNTKMAELLRICIEGRLNVVVSGGTGSGKTTTLNVLSNFIPHDERIVTIEDAAELQLPQDHVVRLESRPSNLEGKGEIAIRDLVKNSLRMRPDRIIVGEVRSGEALDMLQAMNTGHDGSLTTGHANSPRDMLSRIETMVLMSGMNLPIRAIRDQAASAIDLIVQQSRLMDGSRKITHITEVQGMEGDVIILQDIYVFQQQGLDNKGKVKGEFVSTGIMPKFVKRLKEQGINIPTDLLS
- a CDS encoding response regulator; the protein is MEKIKILIADDVEDIVNVVKKTLSLEADTFEVVGSAGNGQEALDLIPTVKPDIVLMDINMPVLNGLEATEQITKEYPGVAVIMMSVQGEAEYLKKAMFHGAKEFIIKPFNYEGLVETIKTTHQRHREMQKNIVPKEEKEREGKLLTYFSSKGGVGKSILSLNSAITLSQEKNQKVLLLDLDLQFSDISILVNKYNEQTILDLVDEGQLNTHQEIEPYLYEYNENLDMLFAPGKPEAAEYISKASIERILKTLKPKYDIIIVDTGINFDDNTLYILDHAERIFFVSTMEIASLKNTKLGLNVMESLGYDQNKVKLVINRYNTKFGVSKGDVEAVFKDGIYAMIPDEEKIVSLSVNRGEPFAGKGRLGKTKIEKAIEAMCNGILE